In a single window of the Micromonospora sp. WMMD1155 genome:
- a CDS encoding ATP-binding cassette domain-containing protein, translating to MAGIEVTALHKRYPDGTVAVEHVDLSIGDGELFVMLGPSGCGKTTTLRAIAGLERQTSGDIRIGDTLVNDLPPAERDIAMVFQFYALYPHLKTRDNLAFPLRAEGLPKAEVQERVAEAARLMRLGPLLDRRPRQLSGGEQQRVALARALVRRPRAFLMDEPLTNLDAELRADMRTEIKHLQGELGATMVYVTHDQIEAMSLGHRIAILNKGRVEQIGTPLEVYDRPASLFCAAFIGSPPMNLIDVEVADGKLRGQGGLVLTPPPGLSRDRRLVAGVRPESLEVTAPGAERSVAARVVSAEWLGDEIIYVVDHGGGRDLRVRMPPTVRFTADASVGLRHTGGTPVVYDVSTEELVA from the coding sequence ATGGCGGGCATCGAGGTGACCGCGCTGCACAAGCGCTACCCGGACGGGACGGTCGCGGTCGAGCACGTGGACCTGTCCATCGGCGACGGCGAGCTGTTCGTGATGCTCGGCCCCTCCGGGTGCGGCAAGACGACCACCCTGCGGGCCATCGCCGGCCTGGAGCGGCAGACGTCGGGCGACATCCGCATCGGTGACACGCTGGTCAACGACCTGCCGCCCGCCGAGCGCGACATCGCCATGGTGTTCCAGTTCTACGCCCTCTACCCGCACCTGAAGACCCGCGACAACCTGGCGTTCCCGCTGCGGGCCGAGGGACTGCCCAAGGCGGAGGTGCAGGAGCGGGTCGCCGAGGCCGCCCGGCTGATGCGGCTCGGTCCGCTGCTGGACCGGCGACCGCGCCAACTCTCCGGCGGGGAGCAGCAGCGCGTCGCGCTCGCTCGCGCCCTGGTGCGACGACCCCGCGCATTCCTGATGGACGAACCCCTCACCAACCTGGACGCGGAGCTGAGGGCGGACATGCGCACCGAGATCAAGCACCTGCAGGGAGAGTTGGGGGCGACGATGGTCTACGTCACCCACGACCAGATCGAGGCGATGTCGCTCGGTCACCGGATCGCCATCCTCAACAAGGGCCGCGTCGAGCAGATCGGCACCCCGCTGGAGGTCTACGACCGCCCGGCGAGCCTCTTCTGCGCCGCGTTCATCGGCTCCCCGCCGATGAACCTCATCGACGTCGAGGTGGCCGACGGGAAGCTGCGGGGGCAGGGCGGGCTGGTCCTCACCCCGCCGCCGGGCCTTTCGCGCGACCGCCGCCTGGTGGCGGGCGTCCGGCCGGAGTCGCTGGAGGTCACCGCACCCGGGGCGGAGCGCTCGGTCGCTGCCCGGGTGGTCTCGGCGGAGTGGCTGGGCGACGAGATCATCTATGTGGTCGACCACGGCGGCGGGCGCGACCTTCGGGTTCGGATGCCACCGACGGTCCGGTTCACCGCTGACGCATCGGTCGGACTACGGCACACCGGCGGCACCCCGGTGGTCTACGACGTGAGCACGGAAGAGCTGGTGGCCTGA